CTGCTGGAAGACATGGATGGCCTGGTGCGCCGGCCCTTGTTCACCGAGCCTTTCCTGGTCGTGCTGCCGAAATGCCGGCAGGAGCAGTTCGAGGACGCCGATCTGGGCAAACTGGTGCAGGAAATGCAACTGGTCCGCTTCAGCGCCCGCTCGCATTTCGGCGCGATGATCGAGCGTTACCTGCGCCGGCGCGGCATGTCGGCGCCGCACTATCTTGAAATCGATACCTCCGATGTCGTCATGGCAATGATTGCCGCAGACCTCGGCTGGACGATCACGACCCCACTGTGCCTGTTGCAGGGACGGGTCTACATGAAAGACGTGGTGGCCATTCCGCTCCCGGGCGCCGCGTTGACCAGAACCATCTACCAGATTTCGCGCGAAGACGAATACGAAGAGATGGCGGAGCATTTTTATCAAACCAGCCGCAGGGTGCTGGAGCAGGACGTCTTCCCGGAAATGAAGGCGCATGTTCCATGGCTCGGCGCCAAGGTTTACCTCAATTAATACAAACGAGATGGAGATCACATGTTCAATACCCGTCGCACATTCCTGAAAGGCGCAGTATCGCTGGCAGGCGCAGCCGCATTGCCGGGCATCGTCAAGGCCGCCGATGCGCAGGTCATCAACTACGGCGGCTCCGCATGGCTGGGCCACTATCCCGCCTACATCGGCATCAAGTCGGGCCTGTTCGCGGCGAAGGGCCTCGACGTCAAATGGCAGTCGTTCGGCACCTCGTCGGCGCGCATGAGCGCGATGCTTTCCGGCGGCATCGACGTCGCCTGCACCGGCATCGTCTCCGCGCTGGCATTGATGGCGCGCGGCTCGAAGCATTTCTCCATCGTCGGCGTGCCGGAAGACTTTGGTCGCGTGGAAGGATTGTTCGTCCGCTCCGGCATCACGTCGATACAGGGACTGAAGGGCAAGAAGATCGGCGTCACCTTCGCTTCCAGCAGCCACATGCTGGTGCTGGACCTGCTGGCCTCGGCGGGACTCTCGCCGGACCGGGATGTGTCGCTGCTCAACGTGCCTGCGCCCGAATTGCCGGCCGCCTTCCAATCCAACCAGATCGATGCCGCCGCGGCATGGACGCCGCAGTTCAACAGGATTCGCAGCATGCCGGATATCAAGCTGCTGGCCGACGATACCGGCTTCAGCCTGTACAAGCAGTACGGCGTCACGCCCGGACCCGACGTGCTGGTCATGCGCCGCGACTTCGCCGGCAAGAATGCGGATGCCGCGCGCAAGTTCCTGCAAGCGTATTTCGAAGCCTGCACCATGTTGCGCGACAAGCCGGACCAGGCGGCCAAGTATCTGACCGAGCTGACGAATCTGACGTTGCAGGATCAGATCGCCACGATCAAGGACGCCACGTGGTACGACGCGGCGCAGCAGAAGGCGCTGCTGACCACGCCGGGGAAGTACGTGGACGGCTTGCAAAAGCTTGCCGAGATGCTGGTCACCCACAAGCAGATCGACAAGGCGCCTGCCGTGCGCGACTGGACGAATGTGAATTACCTGTGATGCATGACGCATGGAGCATGGACGCGCCGGGCGGATTTTTCGCCGCCCGGCGGTGATGCCGGCAACCGAAGGGGAGATGGTTTTGAACAAGCAACAAGGGCGGCATCCGGGATTCCTGGTCATCAGCTGCATATCCGTATTGGTATTTTTATTGATCTGGGAAGCGGCCTGCCGCTTCGAACTGGTCGATCAGATTTTCCTGCCGTCGCCGAGCGCGGTTCTGGAACGCTGCGCCAGCATGTTCCGCGAAGGAACATTGATGGGCCATGTGCTGGCATCGACGCGGCGCGTGATGATCGGCTTCCTCGTCGCGACGCTGCTCGCGATTCCTCTGGGCATCGTGCTCGGCACTTCGCGTGTCGCACGCGCCGTGTTCGATCCGATCCTGTCGTTTCTGCGTCCGCTGCCGTCGATGAGCTGGATTCCACTTTCACTGCTGTGGTTCGGCATCAGCGAAACGCAGAAGTACAGCATCGTCTTCATGGGCACCTTCGCACCGGCGCTGTTGTATGTGATTGATGCCACGCGCAACATCGACCCGCTCCTGATCCGCGCCGCGCGCAATCTCGGTGCCAACCGCTGGCAGGTCATGCGTGAAGTGATCCTGCCGGGCAGCCTGCCGCAGATCATCAGTGGCTTCAAGGTCATCCTCGGCTTGTCATGGACCTGCGTGATTTCCGCCGAACTGGTGGCGGCGAAGGAGGGCCTCGGCTTCCTGATCATGAACGGCAAGGAATTCTTCCAGACCGACGCGGTGGTGCTGGGCATGGTGATGATCAGCGTCACTGTCCTGATCACGGACATCGTGTTGCGCAAGATTGAAAACAAGGTACTCGCATGGCAGCGATGAAGGAAGCAGCGATGAAAGAAACAATGATTTCCATTGAAGGCGTCTCCAAATCCTTCGGCGACTTCAAGGCGCTTGATCGCGTCGACATGAAGGTGGCGAAGGGTGAATTCCTGGTTCTGCTTGGAGCCTCCGGCTGCGGCAAGTCGACGCTGCTGAACCTGATCACCGGCTTCGAAAAACCGTCGACCGGACGCATCGTGGTCAACGGCCGCGAGGTCAAGGATATCGACCCGCACTGCGGCATGGTGTTCCAGCAGTACGCGCTGTTCCCGTGGCTGACGGTGGCGGAAAACGTCGCCTTCGGCTTGAAGATGAAGGGCATCGGCGCCGCCGAGCGGCGCGCGACGGCGCAGCGTTACATCGAGATGGTCGGTCTGAAGGATTTCGCCAATGCCTATCCGAAGGCGCTGTCGGGCGGCATGCGCCAGCGCGTGTCGATCGCCCGCGTGCTGGCGAACGATCCTGATGTCATCCTGCTGGACGAACCGTTCGCCGCGCTCGACGCCATGACGCGGCAGGTGTTGCAGGAAGAACTGGTGCAGATCTACGAGAAGAGCGGCAAGACGATCGTCTTCATCACGCACTCCATCGACGAAGCGCTGATGCTCTCGACGCGCATGGTCATCATGAGCGCGCGCCCAGGCCGCGTCGCATGCGACATCGTGAACGACCTGCCGCATCCGCGCAACGCGGACGTGCAACTCTCGGCGCGCTTCAACGAGCTGAAGACGCAGATCTGGAGCACGGTGCAGGCCGAGGTCATGCGCAGCATGGAAAGCCGCGCGCCTCATTGATTCCCTCAACAAGAAAACAAACGCGTCATGAATAACTCAGGCTCGCCGGCTGGCGATAGCTATCCTCGCAGTTTTCCCGTCTACCATAGCGGCTCCGGTTGGAATGCCATGCTGCCGGCGCGGCAGCCGCGCACCGCGCTGCCCTCTGATACGACGTTCGACACCATCGTGATCGGCGCTGGCTACACCGGCCTGGCCGCCGCAAGGCGCCTCGCCGAACTGGAACCGGGCAAGTCGGTTCTCGTGGTCGACGCGGCACCGGTCGGCGAAAGCTCGGCCGGCCGCAATTCCGGCTTCCTGATCAACCTCCCGCACAACACCAACATGGGCGGCCATGTCAGCCCGCTCGAAGTCGCACGCAAGCAGATCCGGCTGTACGACTTCGGCCTGGAATGGCTGAAGCAGTTGATCGACTCGCACGGCATCGATTGCGGCTGGAGCCATCGTGGCAAGTATCATGCGGCAGCGACCGACGGCGGCATAGCGAATCTGAAGGCGACCTTGCAGCAATATCGCGACTGGGGCGTGGAATTCACCGAGCTCGACCAGGATGCGCTGGTGCAAAAGTTCGGCACGCGTTATTACAAGTACGGCTATCACTCGACGCACAACGTCTTCATTCAGCCGGCGGCGCTGATTCGCGGACTCGCCGACTCGCTGCCTGCGAACGTGCAGCTGCTGGAATGCGAACCCGTACTGGCCTTCGATGGCAATGGTCCGTTCCGCGTGCACACCGCGCGGAGCACCTTCCGCGCCGGCCGCATCATCCTCGCCAACAATGCATTCGCCAAGAAGCTGGGTGTGCTGCGCGACCGCCTCATCACCATCTACACCTACGCCGGCATGACGCCGCGTCTGCCGGAAGAGGAGCTTGCCAAGCTGGGGCAGGAAAACGAATGGGGCATCATCCCCGCCAACCGCCTCGGCACCACGCTGCGCCGCACGCAGGATGGACGCTTCATGGTGCGCAGCGCCTATTCGTACGAACGCGAACAGACGCTGGAGCAGACCAGGGCGCTGTTGACCGACTGCTACAAGCGGCGCTATCCGAACATGGCGTCGCACAAGTTCGAGTACCTGTGGGGCGGCACCACGGCGCTCACTCGCAACGGCGCGACCTTCTTCGGCGTGGTGCGGCCCGGCATCTATGCATCGCTCGGATGCAACGGCGCCGGCGTGCTCAAGGGCAGCGTGTACGGCAGGCTGCTGGGCGACATGGCGGCGGGCAGTCAGTCGGAGTTGCTGAGCGACGTCCTCAGCCTGGAACGTCCGACATGGCTGCCGCCGGAGCCATTCAGAAAGATCGGCGTCGTATCCGCGATTCTTTATCAGGCGCAGAAGGCGGGACTGGAACGATAGTCAGACAGACCGATTGCGCGCGCATGGAGGAATCCGTATCCTCGCGCGCAATCTCTCAACCACGAAAGGAATGAAATCATGACAGACATACAGCGCAGCCACGTAGGAAAACGGCTTTCGGAAATCGCCGAATACAACGGCGTGATCTACCTCGCCGGACAGATCGCGGACGACGTGGAACAGGACATGCGCGGCCAGACCGCGCAAGTGCTGGCATGCGTGGACCGCCTGCTGGCGGAGAAGGGCAGCGACAAGAGCCGCATCCTGCAATGCCAGATCTACATCTCCGACATGTCCCTGTTCTCGCAGATGAACGAGGTGTGGGACGCCTGGGTGGCACCCGGCAATACGCCGCCGCGCGCGACGGTGCAGGCGCAGCTCGCGTCGCCGAAGAAGCTGATTGAAGTCGTGGTAACGGCAGCATCGGCACCGCGCAAGACCGCGTAACCACCGGTTCGAATATCCGCTGCGTCTGCCCCACGGGCTTGCGCAGCGGGTCGTAGGCGTGATGCAAGCATGATGACGCTTCGCGACAAGGCCTGAAAGCCACAAAAAATCTTCCCCACTCCCTCATGTGCAATGCAGACCTGCATTGCCAATTTGATCATTGATGTGTGTGCCATGCGATGACGCGGACGTTGACGGATAATGACGGTCTCTTGCAAGACCGCACATTGTTCCCGTCACGCTCAGTCGCAAATTGAAAAACCTCGCACAACACGCCGCTCATTCCACTTCCGTAAATTCCCCCGCCCCGCGCGCTGCGCTTGCGACGAACTGGTACGCTGTGCTGGCGGCGGTTCTGTGCGGCGTCGCGGTTGCGATGAATGTCGGCAAGGTCTCCATCGTGATGCCGCAGCTGCGTGCGGAGTTCGGCATGTCGATGGTGACGGCGGGTTGGGTGTCGTCCATGATCAACATGCTGGCGGTGACGACGGCATTGCTGTTCGGTCTGGCGGGCGATCGCGTCGGCGCATTGCGCATGTGCTTTTTCGGACTGGGAGTCAGTGCGGCTGGCACCCTCGGCGCGTTCTTTGCCAGCGGCGAAACCGGCCTGCTGATCTCGCGCTTTGCCGAAGGCGCTGGCATGGTCTCGGTGGCAGTGTCGGCTCCCGCCTTGCTGACCGCAGCCAGCGATCCGAAGGACCGCCGTTTCGCCCTCAGCATGTGGAGCGCATACATGCCCGGTGGTGTCGGGCTGGTCATGCTGGCCGCGCCGCTGATGATGCACCTGGATGGCTGGCGCGCCGTATGGATGCTGACGCTGGCGGTGATCGCGCTGGCCGCGCTGGCCATCTACCGGTCCCGGCATGCCTATCACGTCCCCGCGCCGGCCAACGCGGAGACCGGCATGCTGGCGACGGCGAAGGAGGCACTCGCGCAACCGGCGCCCTGGCTGCTGGCCTTTGCGATGGGATGCTGGACGGTCCAGCACTTCGCCCTGATCATCTGGTTGCCGACCTTCCTGCGCGAGCAGCGCGGTTTCGGCGCACTGGCGGTATCGCTGCTGTCCTGCTTCATGGTGCTGGTGAACGTGCCCGGCAATCTGCTCGGCGGCAAATTGCTGCAGCGGGGATATCGCCGCGGCAATCTGATTCTGGCGGCAAGCATCGTGACCGGACTGTCGGGCGCCGGAATTTTTCTTGATGTATTTCCCGACATCGTGCGCTATGCCCTGTGCCTCACGCTCTCGTTCGTTGGCGGTCTGATGCCGGCTTCCGTGCTGTCGGCATCAGCCACCCTGTCGCGCACGCCGAAGCAGATCGCGACCCTTCAGGGGTTGTTCATGCAATGCGGCAATCTGGGTTCTTTCATCGGACCGCCGATCATCGCCATGCTGGTCGCATCGAGCGGACTGTGGCGCGATGCGCTGTTCGTGACCGGTACCGCCGCGCTGCTGGGCGTCGCTGCGGGCCTGGCAATCCGGCGTTACCGGGTTTGACTGTCTCCGGCCATTCTTCGTCCGCGCAGGGCCCTTGGCGCACGGACGGCGTCTACAATATCCATTTGCAGACTGTGTGCAATCATGAGTGACTCCGTTCGTATCGACAAATGGCTTTGGGCCGCACGATTCTTCAAGACGCGCTCGCTGGCGACGGATGCCGTGGACGGCGGCAAGGTGCGATTGAATGGCGAACGCGTCAAACCCGCGCGCAGCGTCAAGGCGGGCGATACCCTGCAAATCGATAACGGCTCCACCGAATGGGAGGTCGTGGTGCAGGGCATTGCCGACAAGCGCGGCTCGGCAGCGATTGCGCAGACCCTCTACGCCGAAACCGAAAACAGCATCGCCAAGCGCCAGCAGCAGGCGGAGCGCAACCGTTACTTCCGCGAACCCGCCTCCGACATCAAGGGACGTCCCACCAAGCGCGATCGCCGCCTGATCGACAAGTCGCACTCCTGAAAAGCCCTTCCCGGAAGCCGGCAAAAGCCGCGCACTCGCTGCGGTTTTCCTCTGGTTTTCCGCATGGCACAAATAGAATCTTCTCTCTAAGTTCCTGTTTGACTTTTGCAATCTGGTGGATAATAGTACGAGCGTTCGAATATGCTGTGGGCGCTGATACTTGACGAGTTCCAGATTCATTGACAGGACGATTGCTGTGGCTACCCATTCCAACGATTCAACACCGAAATTCATGCGCAAAGGCGAGCTGACACGTGCCGCCATTCTCGATGTGGCACTCGACCTTGCGAGCCGCGATGGCCTCGAAGGACTGACGATCGGCTTGCTGGCCGACAAGATGAACATGAGCAAATCCGGCGTGTTCGCCCACTTCGGTTCGCGCGAGGATTTGCAGATCGAGGTGGTGAAGCTCTATCACCATCACTTCGAGCAAGAGGTGTTTTATCCAAGCATGAAAGAACCGCGCGGCCTGCCGCGCTTGCAGGCGATGTTCGCGCGCTGGATCAAGCGCGTGTCGGTCGAGATCGCGTCCGGCTGCATCTACATCAGCGGCGCGGTGGAGTACGATGACCGGCCGGGTGCGGTGCGCGAGGAACTGGCGACCATGGTGCGCGCGTGGAAGTCCGCGCTGCTGCGTTGCGTGAAGCAGGCGATCGAGATGGAACACTTGCGTGCCGACGCCGATCCGGACCAGGTGGTGTTCGAGATGTACGGCCTGATCCTGGCGCTGCATCACGATGCCCGCTTCCTGAAGATGCCGGGTAGCGTGAGCCGCGCGGAAGTCGGGTTTGAACGCCTGCTCGCGGCATATCAGATTGCGCAGCAGGAGCCGCAACCGAAACAGGCCGCAAAGCAAGGTGGCAAATCTGCTGCAAGAAAGACCGCCTGATCGTTTATCAAATTCGTGTTTATTCAATTCGTCTAGTTTCGGGAGAAAATCATGGGTCAATACATCGCTCCGCTGCGTGACATGCAGTTCGTGCTGCACGAACTGCTGAACGTCGAGGAAGAGCTGAAGCAATTGCCGGCGCACGCGGAAGTCGACGCCGACATCATCAACCAGGTGCTGGATGAAGGCGGCAAGTTCACCTCGCAAGTCGTGTTCCCTCTGAACCATTCGGGTGACCGCGAGGGCTGCCGTCTCGACAAGGAAACGCACGTCGTGCAGACCCCGAAGGGCTTCACGGAAGCGTATCGGCAGTACGTCGAAGCCGGCTGGCCCTCACTGTCCGCCGATCCGGAATATGGCGGCCAGGGTCTGCCGATCGTGCTGAACAATTCGTTCTACGAAATGCTGAATTCGGCCAACCAGGCATGGACCATGTACCCCGGCCTGTCGCACGGCGCGTACGAGTGCCTGCATGCGCATGGCACGGAGGAACAGAAAGCCCTGTATTTGCCGAAACTGGTGTCCGGCGAATGGACCGGCACCATGTGCCTGACCGAACCGCACTGCGGCACCGATCTGGGCATGCTGCGCTCGAAGGCGGAACCGCAGGCGGATGGCTCCTACAAGATCACCGGCGGCAAGATTTTCATCTCTGCCGGCGAGCATGAAATGTCGGGCAACATCATTCACCTCGTGCTGGCACGCCTGCCGGATGCACCGACGGGAACCAAGGGTATCTCGCTGTTCCTGGTGCCGAAATTCCTGCCGAAGGCGGACGGCACGCCGGGCGAGCGCAACACCATTTTCTGCGGCGCGATCGAAGAAAAGATGGGCATCCACGGCAACTCGACTTGCCAGATGAATCTGGACGGTGCGACTGGCTGGCTGATCGGCGAACCGAACAAGGGCTTGAACGCGATGTTCGTGATGATGAATGCGGCGCGTCTTGGCGTCGGCATGCAATCGCTCGGCCTGACTGAAGTCGCTTATCAAAACGCCGTGCTGTACGCGAAGGATCGTCTGCAGATGCGCAGCCTCTCCGGCGTGAAGGCACCGGACAAGGCCGCCGATCCGATCATCGTGCACCCGGATGTGCGTCGCATGCTGTTGACCGCAAGAGCCTATGCCGAAGGCGGCCGCGCATTCAGCTCGTACGTGGCACTGCAGATCGACAAGGAACTGAACCACCCGGATGAAGAGGTGCGCAAGGATGCGGCCGACGAAGTCGCGCTGCTGACGCCGATCATCAAGTCCTTCCTGACGGACAACGGCTGGATCTCCACATCGGAAGCGATGCAGGTATTCGGTGGCCACGGCTACATCTCCGAATGGGGCATGGAGCAATACGTGCGCGATGCCCGCATCAACATGATTTACGAAGGCACCAACACCATCCAGTCGCTCGACCTGCTGGGCCGCAAGATCCTGATGGACAACGGCGCGAAGCTGCGCAAGTTCGGCGCGAAGGTGCAGGCATTCGTCGAAGAGAACGGCACCGATGAAGCGATGTCCGAATTCATCACGCCGCTGGCCGACATCGGCGACAAGGTCACCAAGCTGACGATGGAAATCGGCATGAAGGCATTCCAGAACCAGGACGAGGTCGGCGCGGCTGCCGTGCCTTACCTGCGCGTGGCCGGTCACCTGGTGTTCGCCTACTTCTTCGCGCAAATGGCGAAGATTGCGCTGGCGAAGCAGGATGCCGGCGACAGCTTCTACAAGGCAAAGCTGGCAACCGCGCGTTTCTACTTTGCACGCCTGTTGCCGGAAACCGCGATGCTGATTCGCCAGGCGCGTTCGGGATCGGCAAGCCTGATGGCGCTGGAAGCGGATTTGTTCTAAGAAGTACGCAACTTCCTGTTGTTCCGCTCCTCCCCCTTCAAGGGGGAGGTTGGGTGGGGGATGGGTTTCAGTCGCGCTGAAAGAAAACCCATTCCCACCCTAACCCTCCCCTTGAAGGGGAGGGAATATTCGCTCCGAATTTAAAGGAATAATCCCATGTCCAACTTCATCGTCAAAAAAGTCGCCGTGCTCGGCGCAGGCGTGATGGGTGCGCAGATCGCCGCCCACTGCGTGAATGCAAAAGTGCCCGTCGTGCTGTTCGACCTGCCTGCCAAGGAAGGTCCGAAGAACGGCATCGTCTTGCGTGCCATCGACAACCTGAAAAAGCTCAGCCCTGCGCCGCTCGGTAACAAGGATGACGCCGCGCTGATCGAAGTCGCCAACTACGAAGACAATCTCGATGTATTGAAAGGCTGCGACCTGATCATCGAGGCGATTGCCGAGCGAATGGACTGGAAGCACGACCTGTACAAGAAAGTCGCGCCGCACATCGCGCCGAACGCGATCTTCGCTTCCAACACCTCCGGCCTGTCGATCACGGCATTGTCCGAAGGCTTCGACGTCGACCTGCAGGCGCGCTTCTGCGGCGTGCACTTCTTCAATCCGCCGCGCTACATGCATCTGGTGGAATTGATCCCGACCGTCTCGACCCGCCCGGAAATTCTCGATCAGCTCGAAGGCTTCCTCACCACGACGCTGGGCAAAGGCGTGGTGCGTGCAAAAGATACGCCGAACTTCATCGCCAACCGTGTCGGCATCTTCGGCATGCTGGCAACCATTCATGAAGCGGAAAAATTCGGCCTGTCCTATGACGTGGTCGATGACCTGACCGGTGCCAAGCTGGGGCGCGCGAAGTCCGGCACATTCCGCACGGCGGACGTGGTCGGCCTCGACACGATGGGCCACGTGATCAAGACCATGCAGGACAATCTGCAGAACGATCCGTTCTTCCCCGTCTACAAGACGCCGGATACGCTGGCGAAACTGATTGGTGCGGGTGCGCTCGGACAGAAAGCCGGCGGCGGTTTCTACAAGAAAGTCGGCAAGGACATTCAGCGCTTCGATCCGGCCACCGGCACGTATGTCGCCGCCGGCAAGAAAGCGGACGACATCATCGCTCGCATCCTGAAGGAAAAAGACCCGGCCAAGCGCATGAAGGCGCTGCGCGATTCGACCAATCCGCAGGCGCAATTCCTGTGGGCGATCTTCCGCGATGCATTCCACTACATCGCCGTGCATCTCGAATCCATCGCCGACAATGCGCGCGATATCGATTTCGCGTTGCGCTGGGGCTTCGGCTGGAAGACCGGCCCGTTCGAAAACTGGCAAGCCGCCGGCTGGCAGCAGGTGGCGACATGGGTGCAGGAAGACATCGAAGCGGGCAAGGCATTGTGCAACGCGCCGCTGCCGCAATGGGTGTTCGACGGCCGCGATGCCGTGCATACGCCGGACGGTTCGTGGTCGCCGGCGAAGAAGTCCTATGTGCCGCGCTCCGATCTGCCGGTATATCAGCGTCAGGCATTCCGCGCTGCCGTGCTCGGCGATAACGTCGCAAACGGCGCGACTGCAGGCACGACCATTCTTGAAGACGAGTCCGTGCGCATCTGGCATCAGAACGACGACGTGCTGATTCTGTCGCTCAAGACCAAGATGGGCGTGATCGGCCAGGGCGTGATCAACGGTCTGGCAAAGGCGATCGACGAAGCGGAAAAGAATTTCAAGGGGCTCGTGCTCTGGAACGCCAATGCGGCCGACGGCGGTGCATTCTCGGCCGGTGCCGACCTGCAATCCATGCTGCCGGTGTTCATGTCCGGCGGCGTGAAGGCGATCGAGCCGGAAGTTGCGAAACTGCAGAATGCGCTGCAGGGACTCAAGTATGCGAACGTGCCGGTCGTGGCTGCGGTTGCCGGCCTCGCACTGGGCGGCGGTTGCGAGCTGATGCTGCACGCGGCCAAGCGCGTGGCATCGATCGAGTCCTACATCGGCCTGGTCGAAGTCGGCGTCGGCCTCGTGCCGGCAGGCGGCGGCCTGAAGGAGGCTGCAGTGCGCGCCGCCAACGACGCGAAGGGCAACGACATCCTGCAATTCCTGAAGGTCTACTTCACCAACGCGGCCACTGCCGCGGTGTCGAAGTCGGCGCTGGAAGCGCAGCAGATGGGCTACCTGAAGCCGACCGACACCATCGTGTTCAATCCCTACGAATTGCTGCATGTCGCCAAGGTGGAAGCACGCGCGCTGTTCGACGCCGGCTATCGCGCCCCGCAGCGCAAGCTGGTGCCGGTCACCGGCCGCTACGGTCTGGCGACCATCAAGGCGCAACTGGTCAACATGCGCGATGGCGGCTTCATCTCGGCGCACGACTTCAAGATCGCTTCGCTGATCGCCGAGATCGTCAGTGGCGGCGACATCGAGCAAGGCAGCCTGGTCAACGAGCAATGGCTGCTCGACCTCGAGCGCAAGGCTTTCATGGAGCTGCTGAACAATCCGAAAACGCAAGAGCGCATCATGGGCATGATGCAGACCGGCAAACCCGTCCGCAACTAACCGGACCAGGAGCAGAAAATGACCAAACAACTTCAAGACGCTTACATCGTTGCCGCTACTCGCACCCCGATCGGCAAGGCGCCGCGCGGCATGTTCAAGAATGTTCGTCCGGACGACCTTCTGGTGCGCGCGATCCAGTCCGCTGTGTCGCAAGTGCCGAACCTCGATCCGAATCTGATCGAAGACGCGATTGTCGGCTGTTCCTTCCCGGAAGCGGAGCAGGGCTTGAACCTCGCCCGCATGGCGGTGCTGCTGGCAGGCCTGCCGAAGTCGATCGGCGGTGTGACCGTCAACCGCTATTGCGCATCCGGCATCACGGCGGTGGCGATGGCAGCAGACCGCATCCGCGTCGGCCAGGCCGATGTGATGATCGCCGCCGGTGCCGAGTCGATGTCGATGGTGCCGATGATGGGACACCATCCATCGATGAACATGGGCATCTTCAAGGATGAAAACATCGGCATGGCCTACGGCATGGGACTGACTGCCGAGAAGGTCGCGCAGCAGTGGAAGGTGTCGCGCGAAGCGCAGGACCAGTTCTCTCTGGAATCGCACCGCAAAGCCATTGCCGCGCAAGAGGCCGGCGAATTCAACGATGAAACGACATCGGTCGAGATCGTCGAACGCTTCCCCAATCTGGCAACCGGCCAGGTCGATATCAAGACCCGTACCGTCAACAGGGATGAAGGTGCGCGCCCCGATACCAGCCTCGAAGGCTTGGCGAAACTCAAACCCGTGTTCGCCGCCAAGGGCAGCGTCACGGCAGGTAACAGCTCGCAGACTTCCGATGGCGCAGGCGCATTGATCCTGGTCAGCGAAAAAATCCTGAAGCAATTCAATCTGACGCCGTTGGCGAAATTCTCCTCGTTCGCGGTGCGCGGCGTGCCGCCGGAAATCATGGGCATCGGTCCGAAGGAAGCGATTCCTGCCGCCTGCCGCGCCGCCGGTATCACGCAGGATCAGATCGACTGGTTCGAACTGAACGAAGCGTTCGCCGCGCAATCGCTGGCAGTGATCCAGGACCTCGGACTCGACCCGGCCAAGGTCAATCCGATGGGCGGTGCGATCGCGCTCGGTCATCCGCTCGGCGCAACCGGCGCGATTCGTGCCGCCACCGTCGTGCACGCGCTGCGCCGCAAGAATCTGAAGTACGGCATGGTGACGATGTGCGTCGGCACCGGCATGGGCGCGGCGGGTATTTTCGAGCGCATGTAAACAAAAGCAG
The Noviherbaspirillum cavernae DNA segment above includes these coding regions:
- a CDS encoding LysR family transcriptional regulator gives rise to the protein MKDVATLDIRALRIFEVVAASGSLSTAAAQLQITQSAVSQAVTQIEQILGTKVLDRSRRPFKLTAAGVALSRRARQIVDDMDRLIAQVHEADMANRPKIRVGMIDSFAAMVGPAIMKKVSVNASQVLLWSGLAHSHAQSLLNRHVDLIVTSDLLEDMDGLVRRPLFTEPFLVVLPKCRQEQFEDADLGKLVQEMQLVRFSARSHFGAMIERYLRRRGMSAPHYLEIDTSDVVMAMIAADLGWTITTPLCLLQGRVYMKDVVAIPLPGAALTRTIYQISREDEYEEMAEHFYQTSRRVLEQDVFPEMKAHVPWLGAKVYLN
- a CDS encoding ABC transporter substrate-binding protein → MFNTRRTFLKGAVSLAGAAALPGIVKAADAQVINYGGSAWLGHYPAYIGIKSGLFAAKGLDVKWQSFGTSSARMSAMLSGGIDVACTGIVSALALMARGSKHFSIVGVPEDFGRVEGLFVRSGITSIQGLKGKKIGVTFASSSHMLVLDLLASAGLSPDRDVSLLNVPAPELPAAFQSNQIDAAAAWTPQFNRIRSMPDIKLLADDTGFSLYKQYGVTPGPDVLVMRRDFAGKNADAARKFLQAYFEACTMLRDKPDQAAKYLTELTNLTLQDQIATIKDATWYDAAQQKALLTTPGKYVDGLQKLAEMLVTHKQIDKAPAVRDWTNVNYL
- a CDS encoding RidA family protein, whose translation is MTDIQRSHVGKRLSEIAEYNGVIYLAGQIADDVEQDMRGQTAQVLACVDRLLAEKGSDKSRILQCQIYISDMSLFSQMNEVWDAWVAPGNTPPRATVQAQLASPKKLIEVVVTAASAPRKTA
- a CDS encoding CynX/NimT family MFS transporter, which produces MKNLAQHAAHSTSVNSPAPRAALATNWYAVLAAVLCGVAVAMNVGKVSIVMPQLRAEFGMSMVTAGWVSSMINMLAVTTALLFGLAGDRVGALRMCFFGLGVSAAGTLGAFFASGETGLLISRFAEGAGMVSVAVSAPALLTAASDPKDRRFALSMWSAYMPGGVGLVMLAAPLMMHLDGWRAVWMLTLAVIALAALAIYRSRHAYHVPAPANAETGMLATAKEALAQPAPWLLAFAMGCWTVQHFALIIWLPTFLREQRGFGALAVSLLSCFMVLVNVPGNLLGGKLLQRGYRRGNLILAASIVTGLSGAGIFLDVFPDIVRYALCLTLSFVGGLMPASVLSASATLSRTPKQIATLQGLFMQCGNLGSFIGPPIIAMLVASSGLWRDALFVTGTAALLGVAAGLAIRRYRV
- a CDS encoding NAD(P)/FAD-dependent oxidoreductase, coding for MNNSGSPAGDSYPRSFPVYHSGSGWNAMLPARQPRTALPSDTTFDTIVIGAGYTGLAAARRLAELEPGKSVLVVDAAPVGESSAGRNSGFLINLPHNTNMGGHVSPLEVARKQIRLYDFGLEWLKQLIDSHGIDCGWSHRGKYHAAATDGGIANLKATLQQYRDWGVEFTELDQDALVQKFGTRYYKYGYHSTHNVFIQPAALIRGLADSLPANVQLLECEPVLAFDGNGPFRVHTARSTFRAGRIILANNAFAKKLGVLRDRLITIYTYAGMTPRLPEEELAKLGQENEWGIIPANRLGTTLRRTQDGRFMVRSAYSYEREQTLEQTRALLTDCYKRRYPNMASHKFEYLWGGTTALTRNGATFFGVVRPGIYASLGCNGAGVLKGSVYGRLLGDMAAGSQSELLSDVLSLERPTWLPPEPFRKIGVVSAILYQAQKAGLER
- a CDS encoding ABC transporter ATP-binding protein; translated protein: MISIEGVSKSFGDFKALDRVDMKVAKGEFLVLLGASGCGKSTLLNLITGFEKPSTGRIVVNGREVKDIDPHCGMVFQQYALFPWLTVAENVAFGLKMKGIGAAERRATAQRYIEMVGLKDFANAYPKALSGGMRQRVSIARVLANDPDVILLDEPFAALDAMTRQVLQEELVQIYEKSGKTIVFITHSIDEALMLSTRMVIMSARPGRVACDIVNDLPHPRNADVQLSARFNELKTQIWSTVQAEVMRSMESRAPH
- a CDS encoding ABC transporter permease, with translation MVLNKQQGRHPGFLVISCISVLVFLLIWEAACRFELVDQIFLPSPSAVLERCASMFREGTLMGHVLASTRRVMIGFLVATLLAIPLGIVLGTSRVARAVFDPILSFLRPLPSMSWIPLSLLWFGISETQKYSIVFMGTFAPALLYVIDATRNIDPLLIRAARNLGANRWQVMREVILPGSLPQIISGFKVILGLSWTCVISAELVAAKEGLGFLIMNGKEFFQTDAVVLGMVMISVTVLITDIVLRKIENKVLAWQR